A section of the Gemmatimonadaceae bacterium genome encodes:
- a CDS encoding macro domain-containing protein encodes MKITATVVDITTLAVDAIVNAANEQLSRGGGVCGAIHRAAGPELERASRLVGSCPTGEARVTPGFGLAARHVIHAVGPVWRGGNHHEAESLSSSYRQALTRAVECHCRSIAFPAISTGIYGYPLDEATTVAVATVRAFAATSPGIDEVIFACFDQRTFDAYAACGVAVE; translated from the coding sequence ATGAAAATCACTGCGACCGTTGTCGACATCACCACGCTCGCGGTCGACGCCATTGTGAACGCCGCCAATGAACAGCTCTCACGAGGCGGTGGCGTCTGCGGCGCCATCCATCGCGCGGCCGGCCCGGAGTTGGAGCGCGCGTCTAGGCTCGTTGGCTCGTGTCCCACTGGTGAAGCGCGTGTTACTCCAGGCTTTGGCCTTGCAGCACGCCACGTCATTCATGCCGTCGGCCCCGTCTGGCGAGGGGGCAATCACCATGAGGCGGAGTCTCTCAGCAGCTCCTATCGGCAAGCGCTCACACGTGCCGTGGAGTGCCACTGCCGGAGTATCGCCTTCCCCGCGATCAGCACCGGGATCTACGGCTATCCACTCGATGAAGCCACCACTGTTGCGGTCGCGACGGTCCGGGCCTTCGCCGCGACGTCTCCCGGCATCGACGAGGTGATCTTTGCCTGCTTCGACCAGCGTACGTTCGACGCCTACGCCGCGTGTGGCGTGGCCGTCGAGTGA